From a region of the Haematobia irritans isolate KBUSLIRL chromosome 4, ASM5000362v1, whole genome shotgun sequence genome:
- the LOC142235527 gene encoding uncharacterized protein LOC142235527: MRLSTGEYSVRLPTIEGDNVSSLGGSYQQALQRLNSLEKKFRRYPEIKAKYTAFMLECADLNHMSLISPQDSQVKYFLPHHCVHKLDSTSTKLRVVFDGSAKTTTGKSLNDILYAGPTIQAKLFNTLVRYRFFKLALSGDICKMYRCVHVTHPGDNLQCILWRENEVDDVNIYKLNTVTYGTKAAAILAIRAMHQLTFDDEKIFPLGSKIVRRDFYVDDMISGGNSVEEVSEIRQQVTSLLKGGGFLIRKWMSNEPAVLEGVPSADCEQFLKFHDGTDVT; encoded by the coding sequence atGCGCCTGTCTACAGGGGAGTACTCAGTTCGGTTGCCTACAATTGAAGGCGATAATGTTTCATCATTAGGAGGTTCTTACCAGCAAGCCTTACAGCGGTTAAATTCATTGGAAAAGAAATTTAGGCGTTATCCAGAAATAAAGGCAAAATACACTGCTTTTATGCTTGAGTGTGCTGATTTAAATCATATGTCGTTAATTTCGCCACAAGATTCCcaggtcaaatattttttaccccATCATTGCGTACATAAGCTGGACAGTACCTCTACAAAATTAAGGGTGGTTTTTGACGGGTCAGCTAAAACAACAACTGGAAAGTCATTAAATGATATTTTATATGCTGGACCCACTATTCAAGCAAAGCTGTTTAATACCCTGGTCAGATACAGATTTTTTAAGCTGGCACTGAGTGGAGATATTTGCAAGATGTACAGGTGCGTCCATGTGACCCATCCCGGCGATAATCTCCAATGCATACTTTGGCGAGAAAACGAGGTTGATGACGTCAATATTTACAAGTTGAACACCGTCACTTATGGTACGAAAGCAGCAGCAATTTTGGCCATCCGTGCAATGCACCAACTAACATTTGATGACGAAAAAATATTTCCCCTTGGCTCCAAAATTGTTCGTCGTGATTTTTATGTAGATGACATGATTTCTGGTGGTAATTCTGTTGAAGAGGTGTCTGAAATAAGGCAGCAAGTGACCTCACTTCTAAAAGGAGGAGGATTCCTAATACGCAAGTGGATGTCTAATGAGCCTGCTGTTCTGGAAGGTGTTCCATCTGCAGactgtgaacaatttttgaaatttcacgATGGCACTGATGTCACATAA
- the LOC142235525 gene encoding uncharacterized protein LOC142235525: MQTLWKLNLDWDESLPQSLHSSWMEYIQNFTSLQRFTFPRYISMTSASIQIHGFCDASLVAYGACVYVRAEVNGIVKPSLLCSKSRVSPLKTLTVPKLELSAASLLAALVDNAVKTVSPQCDVFCWSDSMVVLSWIRELPSNFNVFVSNRVSQIQSQETPMSWRYVPTELNPADILSRGATPEELLNSPLWSDGPNFLSNEISTWPGNKEFLVDLPERKRNVFLATVHTDLSIQCKYHNSFSKMQRIFAYVSEFIYPKLRGSSLELTPSDIK, encoded by the coding sequence ATGCAAACCTTATGGAAATTGAACTTAGATTGGGATGAAAGTTTGCCACAATCATTACACTCATCATGGAtggaatatatacaaaattttacttcacttCAACGGTTTACATTTCCTCGTTACATTTCGATGACGTCAGCATCAATCCAAATCCATGGATTTTGTGATGCTAGTTTAGTTGCTTATGGTGCATGCGTTTATGTTCGAGCTGAAGTAAATGGCATAGTGAAACCATCATTATTGTGTTCCAAATCGAGGGTTTCGCCTTTAAAAACTTTGACTGTGCCAAAGCTTGAGCTTTCAGCCGCTTCCCTTTTGGCCGCTCTTGTGGACAATGCTGTCAAAACAGTATCTCCTCAATGCGACGTGTTTTGTTGGTCAGATTCGATGGTCGTATTGTCATGGATTCGAGAGTTACCCTCAAACTTTAATGTTTTTGTATCAAATAGGGTTTCTCAGATTCAATCGCAAGAAACACCAATGTCATGGCGCTATGTTCCAACCGAACTTAATCCGGCAGACATTTTATCGCGAGGTGCAACGCCAGAGGAGCTACTCAATTCACCACTTTGGAGTGATGGTCCAAATTTCCTTTCGAATGAAATTAGTACTTGGCCTGGCAATAAGGAATTCTTGGTGGATTTGCCTGAacgtaaaagaaatgtttttctggCTACTGTTCACACAGATTTGTCGATACAGTGTAAGTATCACAATTCATTttcgaaaatgcaacgtatatttgCTTATGTATCTGAATTTATCTACCCTAAATTGAGAGGTTCTTCGTTGGAACTAACTCCGAGTGACATAAAGTga
- the LOC142235524 gene encoding uncharacterized protein LOC142235524, which produces MPIIDDFGLIRVGGRLEHSNQDFDARHPLILPKNHPIITAVVMHFHNKLLHAGTMKPRLMKHVMGDLPTDRVRPNKAFHTTDVDFCGPFYYKSEVKSRPPVKSYVCIFTCFATKATHLEFKTYRRLHFCTSAIYFSQGQANHVGAKNELNDLKQMFLRQCHLNAVHDQCLNDGIEWKFIPPRSPHFGGLWEAAVKSVKFHFYRAVGLNTLTFDELRTLVCQISAILNSRPLCPISEDPDDLDVLTPGGPLIFIPEPNMAWIDFGRLAKERSKWQTKGEEISPGCMVLVKDDNLPPLKWQIGRITEIIKGKDDVVRVVNVRTSC; this is translated from the exons ATGCCCATAATAGATGATTTTGGATTGATTCGAGTTGGAGGCCGCCTTGAACACTCAAATCAGGATTTCGACGCGCGCCATCCCCTGATATTGCCTAAAAATCATCCCATTATAACTGCCGTGGTGATGCATTTCCACAACAAATTACTTCatgcaggaac AATGAAGCCAAGGCTCATGAAGCATGTAATGGGTGACCTTCCCACTGATCGAGTGAGGCCCAATAAAGCATTCCACACAACTGATGTAGATTTTTGTGGTCCCTTCTATTACAAATCGGAAGTGAAAAGCCGTCCACCAGTAAAAAGCTACGTTTGCATTTTTACCTGTTTTGCGACAAAGGCAACTCATTTAGAGTTCAAGACTTATAGACGCCTTCATTTTTGCACTTCGGCGATTTACTTCTCTCAGGGGCAAGCCAACCACGTTGGTGCCAAAAACGAATTAAATGATTTGAAGCAAATGTTTTTGAGACAATGTCATCTAAATGCGGTTCACGATCAATGTCTCAATGATGGCATAGAATGGAAGTTCATTCCTCCCAGATCTCCACATTTCGGTGGGCTGTGGGAGGCTGCTGTTAAatcagtaaaatttcatttttacagagCTGTTGGACTTAACACCCTAACCTTCGATGAGCTAAGGACTTTGGTATGCCAAATATCGGCAATTTTAAATTCCCGTCCGCTGTGCCCAATATCTGAAGATCCAGACGATTTGGATGTATTGACACCTGGTGGCCCTTTGATTTTCATTCCAGAACCGAACATGGCCTGGATTGACTTCGGTCGTCTGGCAAAAG AACGCTCAAAGTGGCAAACCAAGGGCGAAGAAATTTCACCAGGATGTATGGTTCTTGTTAAGGACGACAATTTACCCCCACTAAAATGGCAAATAGGACGTATAACCGAAATCATAAAAGGAAAGGATGATGTCGTTCGAGTTGTTAATGTGCGAACTAGCTGTTGA